From the Bacillus tuaregi genome, one window contains:
- a CDS encoding DUF3267 domain-containing protein: MNCWKEINLTKQYGTQRVCILSIITMLFTFILLYVPANYLFVPSTLEDNYFLFLIAALWLMYPIHKIIHFFSLVHLKNKIKKTFKIKYLVMPVIQIQIIEPISKWQYILTLILPFILINGFLFTACWIFNNYVHYFTILLAFHIGLCVSDFIYIKNVLKAPNRAYIEENENGFEILVNHPNLNNHNETFLH; encoded by the coding sequence ATGAATTGCTGGAAGGAGATTAATCTCACCAAACAATACGGCACCCAACGTGTATGCATTCTGTCTATCATAACGATGCTATTCACTTTTATTTTGCTATATGTACCCGCTAACTATTTATTTGTACCCTCGACTTTAGAGGATAATTATTTTCTTTTTTTAATCGCCGCGCTGTGGCTTATGTATCCAATCCATAAGATTATACACTTTTTCTCATTAGTACATTTAAAAAATAAAATAAAAAAAACTTTTAAAATCAAATATCTTGTAATGCCAGTTATACAAATTCAGATCATTGAACCCATTTCAAAATGGCAATACATCCTCACCTTAATTCTTCCATTTATTCTTATTAATGGATTTCTTTTTACAGCGTGCTGGATCTTTAACAATTATGTTCATTATTTTACCATTTTACTAGCATTTCATATAGGTTTATGTGTCTCTGACTTTATTTATATTAAAAATGTTTTAAAGGCACCCAATCGCGCATATATTGAAGAGAATGAGAATGGTTTTGAAATATTAGTCAATCATCCAAATCTTAACAATCACAATGAAACCTTCCTTCATTAA
- a CDS encoding peptidylprolyl isomerase: MKKWILPLTLAAGILTLTACNGGDSASIAETKAGDITKDEFYEAMKDRQGEMVLQQLLYTKVLSDKYKVTDKDLDAKVNEYKEQLGDTFFLQYGFQDEAEFKKDENVKLEVLIEKAVLKDIKEADLKKYYEENYKPEIKARHILVEDEEKAKEVKTKLDEGGDFAELAKEYSTDGSAEQGGDLGWFGPGKMVAEFEEAAYALDINEISEPVQSQFGFHIIQVTEKKEAESFDKVKDEMEAKYKATKMTQENIMDTINKEMKEADVKINDKDLKGILGEDTAKEEKK; encoded by the coding sequence GTGAAAAAATGGATATTACCCTTAACACTAGCAGCCGGAATACTTACTTTAACTGCATGTAACGGAGGAGACTCCGCTTCGATTGCAGAAACAAAGGCTGGCGATATCACAAAGGACGAATTTTACGAAGCAATGAAAGATAGACAAGGTGAAATGGTATTACAGCAGCTCCTATACACAAAGGTACTGTCCGATAAATACAAAGTGACTGATAAAGACCTAGATGCAAAGGTTAATGAATATAAGGAACAGCTGGGTGATACCTTCTTCCTTCAATATGGCTTTCAAGATGAAGCTGAATTCAAAAAGGATGAAAATGTTAAGCTAGAGGTTCTAATTGAAAAAGCTGTCCTAAAGGATATTAAGGAAGCAGACCTTAAGAAATATTATGAGGAAAATTACAAACCTGAGATTAAAGCCCGTCATATTCTTGTTGAAGATGAAGAAAAAGCAAAAGAAGTAAAGACAAAGCTGGATGAAGGCGGAGACTTTGCGGAATTGGCAAAGGAATACTCTACTGATGGTTCAGCAGAACAAGGCGGAGATCTTGGCTGGTTTGGTCCTGGTAAAATGGTGGCAGAATTTGAAGAGGCTGCATATGCTTTAGATATTAATGAAATTAGCGAGCCTGTCCAATCACAGTTCGGATTCCATATTATTCAAGTGACTGAAAAGAAAGAAGCAGAGTCGTTTGATAAAGTGAAGGATGAAATGGAAGCTAAATACAAGGCAACCAAAATGACACAGGAAAACATTATGGATACAATCAATAAAGAAATGAAAGAAGCAGATGTAAAAATTAATGATAAGGACCTTAAAGGTATTTTAGGGGAAGATACGGCTAAAGAAGAAAAAAAATAA
- a CDS encoding YjcZ family sporulation protein — protein MGQSYGYGGGFALIVVLFILLIIVGAAWL, from the coding sequence ATGGGTCAATCTTACGGATACGGTGGAGGATTTGCGTTAATCGTGGTTCTTTTCATTCTATTAATCATTGTTGGTGCTGCTTGGCTATAA
- a CDS encoding HTH-type transcriptional regulator Hpr: protein MEEKEYTVKEALLFSQRIGQLSKALWKSIEKDWQQWIKPYDLNINEHHILWIAYHLNGASISDVAKFGVMHVSTAFNFSKKLEERGFLQFSKKENDKRNTYIQLTEKGENIFLEIMEAYDPAQNAAYSASLPLKDIYGKFPEMLEVMAIVRNIYGDDFMEIFEKSFNNIDKEFVEDEGKLQKKVPQKTELI, encoded by the coding sequence ATGGAAGAAAAAGAGTATACAGTAAAGGAAGCTCTGTTATTTAGTCAAAGAATTGGTCAACTGAGTAAGGCATTATGGAAGTCAATTGAAAAGGATTGGCAGCAATGGATAAAGCCGTATGATCTCAATATTAACGAGCATCATATTTTATGGATTGCCTACCATTTGAATGGTGCATCCATATCCGATGTTGCAAAATTTGGGGTTATGCATGTTTCAACAGCATTTAATTTTTCAAAAAAATTAGAAGAACGCGGTTTTCTGCAATTTTCTAAAAAGGAAAACGATAAGCGTAATACCTACATTCAGCTAACTGAAAAAGGGGAAAATATCTTTCTGGAGATTATGGAAGCATACGATCCAGCACAAAATGCAGCATATTCTGCCTCCCTACCTTTAAAGGATATATATGGGAAATTTCCGGAAATGTTAGAGGTAATGGCAATTGTTCGCAATATTTACGGTGATGATTTTATGGAAATTTTCGAAAAATCATTCAACAACATTGACAAAGAATTTGTAGAGGATGAAGGAAAGCTACAAAAGAAGGTCCCTCAAAAGACAGAGCTAATCTAA
- a CDS encoding AAA family ATPase, with protein MKIIEIYIYGYGKFENVKFTNILERQVFFGENEAGKSTIMSFIHSILFGFPTKQQSELRYEPKKGAKYGGQLTVLIPNKGRVVIERVKGKAAGDVVVRLENGMIGGEDLLKELLLSIDKQLYQAIFSFNLQGLQNVHQMKGDELGRFLFSTGTIGSDVLLKAENELMKELDSRFKPNGRNPKLNSKLKELRGLRSELRKQEENNEQYTSLLHKRDMLENRIRELKSELISFSAQHTRLEEWKKVLPLLQKEKQLQQELSPYHVGEFPDKGLEELERLKQFEQELERKRVTLQQRIERLKEDLHSLNPNVPLIEKENELMKAIENIPLIEKWEQENIQLQVKLNKLEEEINLFQNKMHLSLTADEVGSMNTSVFMKEKTAALHAKQKRLTEKKQELDERFQEETRQLEELEAKERFLKDELLPETERKKLQEQVSFASRDRLNEKYDEVKNRLALLTNALQNSATKMKRDRLQYLLFAILFLILCGWGIFSDHMILILAGGAGAAFAIFSYVKVLSASEPLLQTEIKQLQTKKQQLENDLRHPMKHIELMEQKLERDQKLREQFNQLKTMINRQQELYDQVIDRYEAWEKASLQLNKELQTVGEELRLPREMALHYLYDAFELIDGLKRLYQEQRFINEQYAANKIAIEERLAPIRGLMEEFIEDDELSFQEAVQSLKRALREELDKQIKFKEKAHQLEMLQDEYQVYQLEWDRLGSEMSALLSSASANSEQHFRELARKSAEKSKLLEELNHIKLQLKLSSFTEKEAERFSERPVEESILEVLHKREMHEGELAQLQEEFAAIKYQIQMLEEGGSYAELLHRFRQLKSEFEEEAREWAKFAAARELLQKTVNQYKQERLPKMLRLAEEYLQFLTDNRYIRIIPKQEGSGFFIESKEQLLYDANELSQATTEQIYVSLRLAIALTVYEKYKFPIIIDDSFVNFDRERTSRVIDLLKQLKDYQLLFFTCHEHLLAYFQEKEIAYLNKHNTVELK; from the coding sequence ATGAAAATTATTGAGATTTATATTTATGGGTATGGGAAATTTGAAAATGTGAAGTTTACCAACATTCTGGAACGGCAGGTGTTCTTCGGTGAAAATGAGGCCGGGAAATCTACCATCATGTCATTCATACATAGTATATTATTTGGCTTTCCTACTAAACAGCAATCTGAGCTTCGGTATGAACCAAAAAAGGGTGCAAAATATGGAGGTCAGCTTACCGTTTTAATTCCGAATAAAGGAAGAGTCGTTATCGAAAGAGTGAAGGGGAAAGCCGCTGGTGATGTAGTTGTTAGGCTTGAAAATGGAATGATTGGCGGGGAGGATCTCCTGAAGGAGCTGCTATTATCGATTGATAAGCAGTTATATCAAGCTATCTTTTCCTTTAACCTGCAAGGGCTACAAAATGTCCATCAAATGAAGGGTGACGAGCTTGGCCGCTTTTTATTTTCTACAGGAACAATTGGTTCAGACGTTTTGTTAAAGGCTGAGAATGAGCTGATGAAGGAATTGGATAGCCGCTTTAAACCTAATGGAAGAAATCCGAAGCTAAACAGCAAGCTGAAGGAGCTTCGTGGACTGAGAAGTGAATTACGAAAGCAAGAGGAAAACAATGAGCAGTATACAAGTCTCCTCCATAAAAGAGATATGCTTGAGAATAGGATACGTGAGCTTAAGTCAGAGCTAATCTCCTTTTCTGCCCAACACACAAGATTGGAAGAATGGAAGAAGGTTCTACCGCTCCTGCAAAAGGAAAAGCAGCTTCAACAGGAGCTTTCTCCTTATCATGTCGGTGAATTTCCAGATAAGGGGCTTGAAGAGCTTGAACGCCTAAAGCAATTTGAGCAGGAGCTAGAGCGGAAAAGAGTAACATTACAGCAGCGCATAGAGCGTTTAAAGGAAGACTTACATTCCTTGAATCCTAATGTTCCTTTGATTGAAAAAGAAAATGAATTGATGAAGGCAATTGAGAATATACCACTTATTGAGAAATGGGAGCAGGAAAATATTCAACTTCAGGTTAAGCTGAATAAGCTTGAAGAAGAAATTAATCTTTTTCAGAATAAAATGCATTTGTCTCTAACGGCTGATGAAGTAGGTTCAATGAACACAAGTGTATTCATGAAGGAAAAAACAGCTGCATTGCATGCAAAACAAAAACGATTAACAGAAAAAAAGCAGGAGCTAGATGAAAGATTCCAGGAAGAAACAAGGCAGTTAGAGGAGCTGGAAGCAAAGGAGAGATTCCTCAAGGATGAATTACTCCCAGAAACAGAAAGAAAAAAACTGCAGGAACAGGTGTCGTTTGCTTCAAGAGATCGCTTGAACGAGAAATATGATGAGGTGAAGAATCGATTAGCATTACTAACGAATGCCTTACAGAATTCAGCTACCAAGATGAAGCGCGATCGCCTGCAATACCTCCTATTTGCTATTCTCTTTTTGATTCTTTGTGGATGGGGAATATTTTCGGATCATATGATACTGATTCTAGCAGGAGGAGCGGGAGCAGCATTCGCTATCTTTTCTTATGTGAAGGTTTTATCAGCTTCCGAACCTTTGTTGCAGACAGAAATAAAGCAGCTTCAGACGAAAAAGCAGCAATTAGAAAATGACTTAAGACATCCAATGAAACATATTGAGTTGATGGAACAAAAGCTAGAAAGGGACCAAAAGCTTCGTGAGCAGTTCAATCAATTAAAAACTATGATTAATAGGCAGCAGGAGCTTTATGATCAAGTGATAGATCGATATGAAGCGTGGGAAAAGGCTTCCTTACAACTGAATAAGGAATTGCAGACAGTTGGAGAGGAGCTGAGGCTTCCACGAGAAATGGCGCTTCATTATTTATATGATGCTTTTGAGTTAATAGACGGATTAAAACGACTATACCAAGAGCAGAGATTTATTAATGAACAATATGCTGCAAATAAAATTGCCATAGAGGAGCGATTAGCGCCAATACGAGGGCTAATGGAGGAGTTTATAGAGGATGACGAGTTGTCGTTTCAGGAGGCAGTTCAAAGTCTTAAGAGAGCTTTACGGGAAGAACTAGATAAACAGATAAAATTTAAGGAAAAAGCCCATCAGCTGGAAATGCTTCAGGATGAGTATCAAGTCTATCAGCTGGAATGGGATAGACTCGGCTCGGAAATGTCTGCTCTTTTGTCCTCTGCTTCAGCAAATAGTGAACAGCATTTCAGAGAGCTTGCCCGGAAATCTGCTGAGAAATCAAAGTTGCTTGAGGAATTGAACCATATAAAATTACAGCTGAAGCTTTCCTCCTTTACTGAAAAGGAAGCAGAGCGTTTTTCTGAAAGACCTGTAGAAGAATCTATTCTAGAAGTATTACATAAAAGGGAAATGCATGAGGGAGAACTTGCACAGTTACAAGAGGAATTTGCAGCCATAAAATATCAAATTCAAATGCTGGAGGAGGGTGGAAGCTATGCCGAGCTTCTTCATCGTTTTAGGCAGTTAAAGTCAGAATTTGAAGAAGAGGCAAGAGAGTGGGCAAAATTTGCCGCGGCTAGAGAGCTCCTTCAGAAAACAGTCAATCAATATAAACAGGAACGACTACCGAAAATGCTTAGACTGGCAGAAGAATATTTGCAATTTTTAACGGATAATAGATATATCCGGATTATACCGAAACAGGAAGGCAGCGGATTTTTCATAGAGAGTAAGGAGCAGCTTCTTTATGATGCAAATGAGCTTAGTCAAGCAACAACTGAACAAATCTATGTATCGTTAAGGCTTGCGATTGCTTTAACTGTTTATGAGAAATATAAATTCCCTATTATTATTGATGACAGCTTTGTAAACTTTGATAGAGAGAGAACAAGCAGAGTTATTGACCTGCTCAAACAGCTAAAGGATTATCAGCTTTTATTTTTTACCTGTCATGAGCATTTGCTCGCTTATTTTCAAGAGAAGGAGATTGCTTACTTAAATAAACATAATACAGTTGAATTGAAATAA
- a CDS encoding sporulation YhaL family protein, translating into MDIPIWIYFVVAGIIISAYMVVRTGREERMIENEIIEREGEIYMERLEKEREEKQQKTHNSTS; encoded by the coding sequence ATCGATATACCAATTTGGATTTATTTTGTTGTTGCAGGGATTATTATAAGTGCCTATATGGTGGTGCGAACCGGAAGGGAAGAAAGAATGATTGAAAATGAAATAATAGAAAGAGAAGGAGAAATATATATGGAGAGGCTGGAAAAGGAGCGGGAAGAAAAACAGCAGAAAACTCATAATTCAACTAGTTGA
- a CDS encoding metallophosphoesterase family protein — translation MKEIKFIHAADLHLDSPMTGLSQLPKEIFTVLKDSTFEALRKITDTAIEHQVDFVILAGDLFDEQDRSVRAQTRLRKEMERLEAHRISVYIIHGNHDHLNGSWIHLDMPANVHIFGEHVEVKEFTKPNTTVYLYGFSYEKRHINENRLPEYVKKDMADFHIGILHGHFEGSSEHQPYAPFRLKELIDKRFDYWALGHIHKRSILHENPYILYPGNIQGRNKKETGEKGCYLVTMNQADTKLEFIETAVIQWEHLKVDGQEVKQFQDLYVLCQRAMEEKRKLGKGVLLSITLRNIRLDDKELTSVFNGDLLQALQEEEGEEDSFVWPIKIEVEQSISWNRSKLEKESDFYLELFRAADNLENIQDSISPLYNHPTAAKFLLSLSDKEKLELQQQALNTLLDLIHKK, via the coding sequence ATGAAGGAAATAAAATTCATCCATGCAGCAGATTTGCATTTGGACAGTCCTATGACAGGGCTTTCGCAATTGCCTAAGGAAATCTTTACGGTGCTAAAGGACAGTACATTTGAAGCGTTAAGGAAAATTACCGATACTGCGATTGAGCATCAGGTTGATTTTGTCATTCTCGCAGGAGATTTATTTGATGAGCAGGATAGAAGTGTACGTGCACAAACGAGGCTGCGGAAGGAAATGGAGAGGCTTGAGGCACATAGAATCTCTGTCTATATTATACATGGAAACCATGATCATTTGAATGGCTCATGGATCCATTTGGATATGCCGGCAAATGTCCATATTTTTGGTGAGCATGTAGAAGTAAAAGAATTTACAAAGCCAAATACAACAGTATATTTATACGGGTTCAGCTATGAAAAACGGCATATAAATGAAAATAGGCTTCCTGAATATGTTAAAAAGGATATGGCTGATTTTCATATCGGGATCCTACATGGTCATTTCGAAGGCTCTAGTGAGCATCAACCATATGCACCCTTTCGTTTAAAGGAACTGATTGACAAGAGATTTGACTACTGGGCATTAGGCCATATTCATAAGAGATCTATTTTGCACGAGAATCCATATATCCTTTACCCGGGAAATATACAAGGTCGTAACAAAAAAGAAACAGGTGAAAAAGGTTGTTACCTTGTGACCATGAATCAAGCTGACACTAAGCTTGAATTTATTGAAACGGCAGTAATCCAGTGGGAGCATCTGAAAGTGGATGGACAAGAAGTTAAGCAATTTCAAGATTTATATGTTTTATGTCAAAGAGCAATGGAGGAAAAGCGCAAGCTGGGAAAGGGAGTCCTCCTATCGATAACATTACGCAATATTCGTTTAGATGATAAGGAATTAACAAGTGTTTTTAACGGGGATCTCCTACAGGCGCTTCAGGAGGAAGAAGGAGAAGAGGATTCTTTTGTCTGGCCGATTAAAATAGAGGTTGAACAATCTATATCTTGGAATCGAAGCAAGCTAGAAAAGGAGTCTGATTTCTATTTAGAGCTGTTTCGTGCAGCAGATAATCTTGAGAACATCCAAGATAGTATTTCGCCATTATATAATCATCCTACAGCAGCTAAATTCTTACTGTCCTTGTCTGATAAGGAGAAGCTTGAGCTTCAACAGCAAGCATTAAATACGCTACTAGATTTAATCCATAAAAAATAG
- a CDS encoding YtxH domain-containing protein, whose product MKGRSFIIGFLIGGVSAGLSTLLLTPKSGMETRHSLKESKDMVLSQLYELKNNLLELNQGIKTASTEGSETIRTFLSDIKETVSNWNQEIKPHQLELQKELAEIERSIQELESELSKK is encoded by the coding sequence ATGAAAGGAAGGTCTTTCATAATTGGCTTTTTGATAGGTGGTGTATCTGCCGGATTGAGCACGCTGCTTTTGACACCAAAATCAGGAATGGAAACTCGTCATAGCCTGAAGGAATCAAAGGATATGGTTCTTAGTCAGCTTTATGAATTAAAGAATAATCTCTTGGAGTTAAACCAAGGAATAAAAACAGCCTCTACAGAGGGAAGTGAAACAATAAGGACCTTTTTGTCAGATATTAAAGAGACTGTTTCAAATTGGAACCAAGAAATAAAGCCCCATCAGTTGGAATTACAAAAGGAGCTGGCTGAAATTGAAAGAAGTATTCAAGAGTTAGAATCAGAATTAAGCAAAAAATAA
- a CDS encoding YjcZ family sporulation protein: MGHYSNGFALIVVLFILLIIVGASFY; the protein is encoded by the coding sequence ATGGGGCACTATAGCAATGGCTTTGCGTTAATTGTTGTGCTGTTCATTTTATTGATTATTGTAGGGGCTTCCTTTTACTAA
- a CDS encoding ABC transporter permease, producing MNRFWIILFHTYLSKLKTKSFIITTLITALILVALTNMTNIIDLFNKGNENQKIAVIDETGELFSLVEAQLQVVNDELRLEAYSESEKSAENDVEEGEYKGLLILKLDESQLPSAVYKSLSVADYGIPADIQNSLQQIKAQMAAAQLQLTPEQLAKLSEPVTFDRVALKENAKTQEELSQARGLVYVILFVIYFAVIMYANMIAMEVATEKSSRVMEILISSVSPIKQMFGKILGIALLSLTQMAVLLAVGYYFIKQNLQSLQGGFFEFLGFQNIPLSTIIYALVFFLLGYFLYATLAAFLGSLVSRIEDVQQMITPMTFIIAAGFMIAMFGLNQPDTTFITITSYIPFFTPMLMFMRVGMLEIPIWEPMIGMVILLVSIILLAVFGARVYKGGVLMYGKSNSFKDIKKALQLTKND from the coding sequence ATGAATAGATTTTGGATTATTCTTTTTCATACGTATCTAAGCAAATTAAAAACAAAATCGTTTATCATCACTACCTTGATTACGGCACTTATATTAGTTGCATTAACGAACATGACGAACATTATTGATCTCTTCAATAAAGGAAATGAGAATCAAAAGATTGCTGTTATCGATGAAACAGGAGAGCTATTCTCATTAGTTGAAGCACAGCTTCAAGTAGTTAATGATGAGTTAAGATTGGAGGCCTATTCTGAATCGGAGAAAAGCGCTGAAAATGATGTAGAAGAAGGCGAATATAAGGGATTATTAATTCTTAAGCTTGATGAGTCACAGTTACCAAGTGCGGTTTATAAATCTTTAAGTGTGGCTGATTATGGAATTCCGGCTGATATACAGAATTCGTTACAACAAATTAAGGCCCAAATGGCAGCAGCTCAATTACAATTAACTCCAGAGCAGCTTGCTAAATTATCTGAACCTGTCACATTTGACAGAGTTGCCTTAAAGGAAAATGCCAAAACCCAGGAAGAGTTAAGTCAGGCACGAGGTCTTGTCTATGTTATCTTATTTGTCATTTATTTTGCCGTTATCATGTATGCAAACATGATTGCGATGGAGGTGGCAACAGAGAAATCCTCGAGGGTCATGGAAATTCTCATTTCCAGTGTATCTCCGATAAAACAAATGTTTGGTAAAATTCTCGGTATTGCCCTGTTAAGCTTGACACAAATGGCCGTTCTTTTAGCTGTTGGCTATTATTTCATCAAACAAAATCTTCAATCGCTGCAGGGTGGTTTTTTCGAATTTCTTGGCTTTCAAAACATACCGCTTTCAACGATTATTTATGCGCTTGTGTTCTTTTTACTCGGCTATTTTCTTTATGCGACACTTGCTGCTTTTCTTGGTTCGCTCGTCAGCAGAATTGAAGATGTTCAGCAGATGATTACGCCAATGACCTTTATTATCGCGGCAGGCTTTATGATTGCGATGTTTGGTTTAAATCAACCGGATACTACTTTTATCACTATCACATCCTATATTCCATTCTTTACACCAATGCTCATGTTTATGAGAGTTGGCATGCTTGAAATCCCAATATGGGAGCCAATGATCGGCATGGTTATTCTGCTAGTCTCCATTATTCTTTTGGCTGTATTTGGAGCCAGAGTGTATAAAGGTGGGGTTTTAATGTACGGAAAATCAAACTCCTTTAAGGATATCAAAAAAGCTCTTCAGTTAACCAAGAATGATTAA
- a CDS encoding DUF1878 family protein produces MDLAALLERIKRLEYHQSLLLEMNQSTKHALYRFIIERGIGEKEAQKLFELCDELSMELEEQKAEGFVHFHPLFTKFTMKLHTGGLPAEDVIAACITQGLYLPLMTELKKYL; encoded by the coding sequence ATGGATTTAGCTGCATTATTAGAGAGGATTAAAAGACTTGAATATCATCAGTCCTTACTGCTAGAAATGAATCAATCTACGAAGCACGCCTTATATCGGTTCATCATTGAAAGAGGAATTGGGGAAAAAGAGGCACAAAAATTATTCGAACTTTGTGACGAACTGAGCATGGAGTTAGAAGAACAGAAAGCGGAAGGTTTTGTTCATTTTCATCCGCTTTTCACTAAATTTACTATGAAATTACATACCGGCGGGCTACCTGCTGAGGATGTCATTGCTGCCTGTATAACCCAAGGGCTATATCTCCCGCTAATGACAGAGTTAAAAAAGTATCTATAA
- a CDS encoding HD domain-containing protein: MYVSDESTYFYGLIPIRFETSEIEREQILKEFPPPLLPAGEENFLLENELNGNLVQVRLLLNEYSVETTKTGKQYLKIKLSNNAGTINTKMWDNQGAVEATIPLLDEYSTFDVEAKVEEYKGYKSLTINKLSPCTDDPNPFTLLAYTKHSIEDLTVELFSYLNELQAPFKDISLAAMHQFWDQFRLRPAAKGHHHNYLGGLLKHTVGLMRFARFILKFEDNHYQAVIKLINHVEKAHKRDIWNQIQTATPNPQQLVWKETIDHLYSMLYGMMGHMEKEPKYDLIMTSILFHDIGKLLEYDHAGKNYEEFKYLFPTADPSGLANRKQTGIKMDELGVMIGHIPYGVLMLSKIIESEGIPVSLEDVHHMSHCILCHHGLPEWGSCIRSPQTIEGYMIHIVDYLDSRYENTVEIK, translated from the coding sequence ATGTACGTGTCTGATGAATCTACTTATTTTTATGGTTTAATCCCTATTCGGTTTGAGACGTCCGAAATAGAACGGGAGCAAATACTAAAAGAGTTTCCTCCACCGCTCTTACCTGCTGGAGAAGAGAATTTCCTTTTAGAGAATGAATTAAATGGGAATCTTGTTCAGGTTCGATTGCTCCTTAATGAATATAGTGTGGAAACCACTAAGACTGGAAAACAGTACTTAAAAATCAAGCTCAGCAATAATGCAGGAACTATCAACACCAAAATGTGGGATAATCAGGGGGCTGTAGAGGCGACCATACCGTTGCTTGATGAATATTCTACTTTTGATGTAGAGGCAAAGGTAGAAGAATATAAAGGATATAAATCGTTAACAATCAACAAGCTTAGCCCCTGCACAGACGATCCGAATCCTTTCACCCTGCTTGCCTATACAAAACACAGTATCGAGGACTTAACGGTTGAACTATTTTCTTATTTAAATGAACTACAAGCTCCTTTTAAAGATATTTCTTTAGCTGCCATGCATCAGTTTTGGGATCAATTCCGCCTCCGACCTGCAGCAAAGGGGCATCATCATAATTATTTAGGGGGATTACTTAAGCACACGGTTGGATTAATGAGATTTGCTCGCTTTATTTTGAAGTTTGAGGATAATCATTATCAGGCTGTCATAAAGCTGATCAATCATGTTGAGAAAGCCCATAAAAGGGATATCTGGAATCAAATACAAACCGCCACCCCAAATCCACAGCAGCTCGTCTGGAAGGAAACGATAGATCATTTATATTCCATGCTCTATGGCATGATGGGCCATATGGAGAAAGAGCCTAAGTATGATTTAATCATGACGAGTATCTTATTTCATGATATTGGAAAGCTCTTAGAATATGACCATGCCGGAAAGAACTATGAGGAATTTAAATATTTATTTCCAACTGCAGATCCATCGGGACTTGCAAACCGTAAACAAACCGGAATTAAAATGGATGAATTAGGTGTGATGATCGGACATATTCCCTACGGTGTCCTTATGCTATCTAAAATCATTGAATCAGAAGGAATTCCAGTTTCCCTCGAGGATGTTCATCACATGTCACACTGCATTTTATGTCATCATGGTCTGCCTGAATGGGGCTCTTGTATTCGAAGCCCTCAAACAATTGAAGGCTATATGATTCATATTGTCGACTATCTCGACAGCAGATATGAGAATACAGTCGAAATAAAATAA